In Paenibacillus ihbetae, the following are encoded in one genomic region:
- a CDS encoding sulfurtransferase TusA family protein — MTAIQSDAKLDAKGLACPMPIVRTKKAMKDLQSGQVLEVEATDPGSKADMKAWAESSGHQYLGTLEEDGVLKHYLRKTTDQEQAVLEYSEVCEPAELQKTLEAGESIVVVDVREAAEFAFCHIPNAVSIPLGELELRLSELDKEDRIYVICRTGARSDMAAKRLADSGFSRVVNVVPGMSGWSGQTCSLEK; from the coding sequence ATGACTGCAATCCAATCCGATGCAAAGCTGGACGCGAAAGGGCTGGCATGTCCGATGCCGATCGTGCGAACGAAGAAAGCCATGAAGGATCTGCAATCGGGCCAGGTGCTCGAGGTCGAGGCAACCGATCCGGGATCCAAGGCCGACATGAAAGCCTGGGCGGAAAGCTCGGGGCATCAGTATCTGGGTACCTTGGAGGAAGATGGCGTACTGAAGCATTATCTTCGCAAAACGACTGATCAGGAGCAGGCTGTGCTCGAGTATTCCGAAGTATGTGAACCCGCAGAACTACAGAAGACGCTTGAAGCCGGAGAGTCCATCGTTGTGGTGGACGTCAGGGAGGCGGCGGAATTTGCTTTCTGTCACATTCCAAACGCGGTTTCGATCCCGCTCGGGGAGCTGGAGCTTCGGTTAAGTGAGCTGGACAAGGAAGACCGGATCTATGTGATTTGCCGGACAGGCGCACGCAGCGACATGGCGGCGAAAAGGCTTGCAGACAGCGGCTTCTCGCGTGTCGTTAACGTTGTGCCCGGCATGAGCGGCTGGAGCGGCCAGACATGCAGTCTGGAGAAATGA
- a CDS encoding class I SAM-dependent methyltransferase, translated as MNPWNKRFQGEEYVYGTEPNAFVVDMQSRLSLSGRTLAIAEGEGRNAVYLAGHGHEVTVWDYAEAGLNKANKLAKEKGVKIAARLQDLQDAAWTPDQWDNIVCIFGHFPKELRLRTLRGVKEAVKAGGYFITEVYSTYQLPYKSGGPQEIDMLYEPEDILRNLADWRILHFFMGEVHRSEGALHQGLSHVIQFAGQKPVIT; from the coding sequence ATGAATCCGTGGAACAAGCGCTTCCAGGGAGAGGAATATGTATACGGAACGGAGCCGAACGCCTTTGTTGTCGACATGCAGAGCCGGCTCTCCTTATCCGGCCGGACGCTGGCGATTGCAGAGGGAGAAGGAAGAAATGCGGTATATCTGGCCGGGCATGGCCACGAGGTAACCGTGTGGGATTACGCAGAAGCGGGGCTGAACAAGGCGAATAAGCTTGCGAAGGAGAAGGGCGTTAAGATTGCTGCCCGTCTTCAGGATCTGCAGGATGCGGCGTGGACGCCGGATCAGTGGGATAACATCGTGTGCATATTCGGGCATTTTCCGAAGGAGCTGCGCCTCCGGACGCTTCGCGGCGTTAAGGAGGCGGTGAAGGCGGGCGGATATTTCATAACCGAGGTGTATTCTACTTATCAGCTCCCTTACAAGAGCGGCGGTCCTCAGGAGATAGACATGTTATATGAGCCGGAGGATATTTTGCGGAACTTAGCGGATTGGAGAATCCTTCATTTTTTCATGGGAGAGGTTCATCGCAGCGAAGGAGCGCTGCATCAAGGTCTGTCCCATGTGATTCAATTTGCCGGGCAAAAGCCCGTGATTACGTGA
- a CDS encoding phosphotransferase enzyme family protein has protein sequence MIERLIQQCWPEWVGTVSQGAGGWNNTTCFIHQAGRGCVLRIYNTHRDKDKIEFELDVLESLRHSELSFETPMPIPSATGERIVQIPDGSERYAVVFEFLEGQRPEGNSLLAAYSFGEKTGELVEALGQIDMVRPPVYRPYHELLQSYPACTREAIEGFCLQPEPAFLGLHQELRQLLDAYDDISRRLGALRKLPQQLVHGDLNFSNLLVDPLQPEKVTALLDFEFCTRDVRVVEPAVVISGFLGLEGEHEAISRFCQGFGSRIRLNAEEIEAIPVLIRLRMVDVFLHFLSRYREGTDDAAVLQEQVRILSSGLRQLTDSVAWIREAAARYLL, from the coding sequence ATGATTGAACGTTTGATCCAACAGTGCTGGCCGGAGTGGGTCGGGACGGTCAGTCAAGGCGCAGGCGGCTGGAACAATACGACGTGTTTCATCCATCAAGCAGGCCGCGGCTGCGTGCTCCGCATCTATAACACCCACCGCGACAAGGACAAAATCGAATTCGAGCTTGACGTACTGGAATCGCTGAGACATAGCGAGCTATCCTTCGAGACGCCGATGCCGATCCCCTCGGCAACAGGGGAACGGATCGTGCAGATCCCGGACGGAAGCGAACGTTATGCGGTGGTGTTCGAGTTCCTTGAAGGGCAGCGACCGGAAGGGAACAGCCTCCTAGCGGCTTATTCCTTCGGGGAGAAGACGGGAGAGCTTGTGGAGGCATTGGGGCAGATCGATATGGTGCGTCCTCCCGTTTACCGGCCGTATCATGAACTGCTTCAGTCCTATCCCGCCTGCACGAGGGAAGCGATCGAGGGATTCTGTTTGCAGCCGGAACCGGCATTTCTGGGTCTGCACCAGGAGCTCCGGCAATTACTTGATGCGTACGACGACATCAGCCGAAGACTCGGGGCGTTAAGGAAGCTCCCGCAGCAGCTGGTCCACGGGGATCTCAATTTCTCCAATTTGCTGGTCGATCCCCTTCAGCCCGAGAAAGTTACGGCGCTGCTGGACTTTGAATTTTGCACCCGGGATGTCCGGGTGGTGGAGCCGGCCGTGGTAATCTCGGGATTCCTTGGGCTCGAGGGCGAGCACGAGGCCATCAGCCGATTCTGCCAAGGTTTCGGGAGCCGAATCCGCCTAAATGCCGAAGAGATTGAGGCGATCCCGGTCTTAATCCGGCTGCGCATGGTGGATGTATTTCTGCACTTCCTGAGCCGGTACCGCGAAGGTACGGATGATGCCGCGGTGCTGCAAGAGCAGGTCCGCATATTGTCGTCAGGGTTGAGGCAGCTTACGGACAGCGTGGCTTGGATCAGGGAAGCTGCAGCAAGGTATTTGCTCTGA
- a CDS encoding cysteine-rich CWC family protein, with the protein METRPAEPEDEALVDQTTCPLCRQPNQCAYAAKLSDANACWCTRESFPERVLKSIPKKYAGKTCICQSCLQAIRANTLLQLP; encoded by the coding sequence ATGGAAACGAGACCTGCCGAGCCGGAAGACGAAGCCCTCGTCGATCAGACGACCTGTCCTCTCTGCCGGCAGCCCAATCAGTGCGCGTACGCGGCGAAGCTCTCTGATGCCAATGCATGCTGGTGTACGCGAGAGAGTTTTCCGGAGCGCGTCTTGAAGAGCATCCCCAAGAAATACGCGGGCAAGACCTGCATCTGCCAATCCTGTCTTCAAGCAATCAGAGCAAATACCTTGCTGCAGCTTCCCTGA
- a CDS encoding sulfite exporter TauE/SafE family protein yields the protein MEWSVTYILAIFLIGFIGSYISGMVGIGGSIIKYPMLLYIPPLLGLAAFTAHEVSGISAVQVFFATIGGVWAYRKGGYLNKTLILYMGSAILLGSLLGSFGSNLMSESSINIMYGILALLAAVMMFIPNKGLDDIPVAQVTFNKWLAAGLALAVGIGAGIVGAAGAFLLVPLMLVVLKIPTRMTIATSLAITFISSIGSTLGKLSTGQVDYVPAAIMVVASLIASPLGASAGKRMKTNVLKMILALLILATAIKIWLDIL from the coding sequence ATGGAATGGTCTGTAACTTACATCTTGGCGATATTCCTCATCGGTTTTATCGGCTCCTATATATCGGGCATGGTCGGTATCGGCGGCTCAATCATCAAATACCCGATGCTGCTGTATATTCCGCCATTGCTCGGGCTTGCGGCCTTCACGGCGCATGAAGTATCCGGCATCAGTGCGGTTCAAGTGTTTTTTGCCACGATTGGCGGCGTCTGGGCTTACCGGAAGGGCGGATATTTGAATAAAACCCTAATCTTGTATATGGGTTCGGCGATTTTACTTGGCAGTCTTCTCGGCAGCTTTGGCTCGAACCTCATGAGCGAAAGTTCTATCAATATCATGTACGGCATATTGGCATTGCTTGCAGCCGTGATGATGTTTATTCCCAATAAAGGACTGGATGATATTCCGGTGGCTCAGGTAACCTTCAACAAATGGCTGGCTGCGGGATTGGCGCTTGCGGTCGGCATCGGAGCAGGGATCGTCGGGGCGGCAGGCGCGTTTTTGCTCGTGCCGTTGATGCTGGTCGTCCTGAAAATTCCCACGCGGATGACGATTGCCACCTCGCTCGCGATCACCTTCATCTCCTCCATCGGATCGACCCTAGGCAAGCTTTCGACGGGGCAAGTCGATTACGTGCCGGCCGCCATCATGGTGGTTGCAAGCCTGATCGCCTCCCCGCTAGGCGCTTCCGCCGGAAAGCGAATGAAGACAAACGTGCTGAAGATGATTTTGGCACTGCTCATCCTGGCGACAGCGATTAAAATTTGGCTCGATATATTGTAG
- a CDS encoding MBL fold metallo-hydrolase has product MSIRAMLPQEAAEKAIRKEQLFILDVRNAADFADWRIEGKRFQHLNIPYFDLIDGVEEILAQLPEEEEILVVCAKEGSSIMIAEMLAEQGRKAAYLKGGMKAWSEHLVPLKLGDLKDGGELYQFVRIGKGCLSYLVVSGNEAALIDATRMTEAYTDFAAQLNVSIKHVLDTHLHADHISGGRKIAEATGARYWLPAKDAKEAAFQYEPLEDGSELLLGSSVIRIEALHSPGHTAGSTSFVIDGQYLLTGDILFIDSIGRPDLAGHAEDWAGDLRETLYSKYKELSGELVVLPAHFMIMDELNADGTVAKKLGELYERNHGLSIRNEEEFRMLVTKSLPPQPNAYREIRQTNMGILMPDAEQQREMEIGPNRCAVRS; this is encoded by the coding sequence ATGTCAATAAGAGCGATGCTCCCGCAGGAGGCTGCAGAGAAAGCGATCCGTAAGGAGCAGTTATTCATTCTGGATGTTCGCAATGCTGCCGATTTTGCAGATTGGAGGATCGAAGGGAAGCGATTCCAGCATTTGAATATTCCGTATTTCGACCTGATCGACGGCGTGGAGGAAATTCTAGCGCAGCTACCGGAGGAAGAAGAGATTCTGGTCGTATGCGCCAAAGAGGGCTCGTCTATTATGATAGCCGAAATGTTAGCCGAGCAAGGCCGGAAGGCTGCTTACCTGAAGGGAGGAATGAAAGCGTGGAGTGAGCATCTCGTTCCGCTCAAGCTCGGGGATTTGAAGGATGGAGGCGAGCTGTACCAGTTCGTTCGGATCGGCAAAGGGTGTCTGTCGTACCTGGTGGTGTCCGGCAACGAAGCCGCTTTGATTGACGCGACGCGGATGACGGAGGCATATACCGATTTTGCGGCACAATTAAACGTAAGCATCAAGCATGTCTTGGATACGCATCTGCATGCAGACCATATTTCGGGCGGGCGAAAGATCGCCGAGGCGACCGGCGCGCGGTACTGGCTGCCTGCCAAGGACGCCAAAGAAGCGGCATTCCAGTATGAGCCGCTCGAAGACGGGAGCGAGCTTCTGCTTGGGAGCAGCGTGATCCGGATTGAAGCGCTCCATTCCCCGGGCCATACGGCCGGATCGACCTCATTTGTGATTGACGGTCAATATTTGCTTACCGGAGATATCCTGTTCATCGATTCGATCGGCCGGCCGGATCTTGCAGGGCATGCGGAGGATTGGGCCGGCGATTTAAGGGAGACGCTGTACTCCAAATATAAAGAGCTCTCAGGGGAGCTGGTGGTGCTGCCGGCTCACTTCATGATCATGGACGAGCTGAACGCGGATGGAACCGTAGCTAAGAAGCTCGGCGAGCTGTATGAGCGGAATCACGGGCTGAGCATACGGAACGAGGAGGAATTCAGAATGCTGGTAACGAAGAGCTTGCCGCCGCAGCCGAACGCGTATCGGGAGATCCGGCAAACGAATATGGGAATCCTGATGCCGGATGCGGAGCAGCAGCGTGAAATGGAGATCGGACCGAACCGGTGCGCGGTTCGTTCATAA